GAACCGGAGCCGGACTGTAGAGCGTCAGCCGGAGCCGTGGTGTCGACCGTCGAATCCAGGTGCGTGGTGTGGTGCTTGCGGATGTGCGCGGCACGTCGCCCGGGCGGCAGGTGCCGTCCGAATCGGTGACGCTCCCCGCCTCGACCGTGAAGGACACATCATCGGGTGCCTTCACCTCTCCGTCGCCCCAGACTTGGACCTGGGGCGGTCCGGGTATCGACCCAGGGCGTAGAAGATCAGTACGGTCAGCCGCTCCTGACTGTCCCGCAGGTCTTTCTGTGCCACGGCGATCAGCTCTGGCCAGACGAAATGGGAGGGGACGAGCAGGATCTGGTCATGCTCGGTCAGGGTGAGGTCGATCGGACGGGCGTCCTTCCGTAACCCCGGCGGCCGGATCACCACGTCGCCGGTGCTCTGGTCGACCCGCACGTGAGGCGAGAGCTCTTCCAACATCCGCGGCAGGCCGATGCCGGCCTGGGCGTCGATGAGGGGGCGTTGGCGGCCTTGTAGGTAGCCAGCCGCAGGTAGGTCTGATCGACATGGGACAGCCGATCGCGCCTCAGCGCCTTGGCGCCGCCGATGACCGGGGCCATCCCGACGTTGCAGCCGTGCGCCACCAGCAGTGCGGCGATCGAGATCGGTAGGTCGGCCGGCCGGCCCGCCGCCTCCACCGGGGTAGGGTGCGGCGGCGTCGTTCATGAGCGTGAGGGTGCTGCCGAAGGGCACCGAGGCGAAGTCGATGACGATGTCGGCCCGGTCCGCCGGGGCCATCAGCAGGTCCGTGCAGCGCAAGGCGTGATCGCGCAGGCCGCCGCCGATCCCGATGAGCCAGAACGGCAGCCGGGTCCGGCCGTCGCCGAACCACAGGTGGTAGAAGCGCGAGTTCGACGCGTTGAGCACACGCAGCCGGTAGCGGCGTGGCTCGACCGCCAGGAACGGGTAGGCCTTGCCGTTCACGATGGGCGTGTCTCCGAAGACCTCCGGGGACCAGATGGGGTGGTACGGGGTCACTCCCTTGGCGGGGTAGAAGAGCGAGCCGTCCCGGTTGAACGTGCGGTCCTGCACGATCAAGGGGACCTCGAAGCGTCCCTGCGGCAGGCCGAGCGTGTCCTCGGCCTGCTCCCGGATCACATAAACCCCGGCCAGTCCGGCGTAGTTGTTGAGCCGGGTGAGGTCCATCCCGTGGTCGTGGTACCAGAGCATGGTCGCCCGCTGGCGGTTGCCGTAGGCGTAGATCGCCTCGTTGGGCGCGGCTCCGGGCAGCGTGGCGTACAGGGGGCCGTGCAGCCCGTGGGGGGTGAACCACGCGGCCGGGTTGCCGTCCGACTGCGGGGGGTTCCATCCGCCGTGCAGGTGGACGACGTTCCACACGGTCACGTCGTGGGGCATGTCCAGGTGCCGGCCGCCAGGCGGATCCGGGGGAACGCCGCGTACCTGCCGCCAGAGGGTCTGATCGATCGAGCGCTGCAGCAGGTGCCTGGCCGGCAACTGGTTGCGGTAGCGGACGATCGACGGCCGGTCCCGCCGCGCCACCAGGGTCGGCCCCAGGCAGCCGAGCCCGGCGGCCCCGCTCCGGCCCGGCAGATCCGACGCCCAGAAACCCCAGGCGACAGTCACGCCGAGATTCGACACTGGACGGCGGCCGGTCAACCTCCCGCAAAGCCCGCCGCGCCGACCACACCGAGCGCCCGGCCCGCTGTTCCGAAGACGTCGCCCGCCACCGGCAGGCGACCCCCAGGGGCATGTCCGCCGATGCGTCAGGTGACGAGCAGTCCGCCGTCGACGAACAGGTCGTGGGCGTTGACGCCGGTGTTGCGGAGAAGGAAGTCAGTGGCGTCGACCACCTCCGACGTCGCCACGAGGCGCCCGATCGGGGTACGCGGTATGTGCGGGTGGTCGGGTACGTCGCGCCACTTCGGGGTGTCTCCGACCACGCCTGGGTGGATCGCGTTGACGCGGTGGGGTGCGATCTCCACGGCCAGGGTTTTCACCAGACCGGTGATACCTCCGTTGACGGCGGTCACCATGGTGGAACCGGGGTAGGGGCGTTCCTTGGCCAGGCCGCCGAAGAGCACGACCGACGCGCCGGGGGTGAAGCGGTCACGCAGGGTTCGCACTGTCTCGGTGCAGCCCACGAGTTTGATGGTCACAGTCTTGATGGCCTCGGCGATATCGAAGTCCGCGAGGGAGTTGACGCCCTGTTCGATGGCGGTGATCACCAGGTTGTCGACCGTGCGCACATCGACGAGTGCGGCGGCGATCGTCTCCGGCCGCGACAGGTCGACGGCCAGGCCTCGGGTCGTGCCGCCGATTTCGGCGGCCACGGTGTCGGCGCGCGCCGCGGTGCGGCTGGTGATGATGACGGTGTCGCCGCGGTCGGCGAATCGCTGCGCTACGGCGCGGCCCAGTCCGCTGCTTCCTCCGACGATGATTGAGGCGGTCATGATCCAGTGGTCCCTTCGGATCGGCAGGTCAGCCGACGGCTTCGTACGCCTTCCAGCATGCCCTTCCGGCCGGCTGTCCTCCAGGTCCATCTCCGTCGATGCCTGGATCACCGTACTCATCAGGGGTGTCCTCCTTGATCAGGAGTTACACCGAAAACCGGGCTCTGTCGCAGATTCGGTGGTGACGGAGCGTCAGCCCAAGAGGATCCGGTGACGGCCAGAAGCAGGTCCTAGAACTCAGCACGCTTCCGGGTGTCGAGAATGTGGCGCTGGCTCCGTCCCAGGGACACCAGCGGCCACGACGGGCCGCGCGACGGAGAAGGAGAACCACCATGATCGAACGGATGGACCACATGGGCATCGTCGTTGATGATCTCGCGGCCGCGGCTGAGTTCTTCGTCGAGCTCGGACTCGAGCTGCAGGGCGAGGGGCCGGTCGAGGGCCGGTGGGTGGATCGCGTCGTGGGGCTCGACGGCGTCCGGGCAGAAATCGCGGTCGTGCAGACCCCGGACGGCCATGGACGACTCGAGCTAACGACAACGGAGGGATAACCGTGCAACCGAACGAGATCACCGAGGTTCTGAACCGACCGATCAGCCGAGAACTGTTGGCCCGCGACCTGACCCGCTTGGCCTACGTCGCCAAGGACGGCACACCCCGCAATGTCCCGATCGGGTTCACCTGGAACGGCTCGGAGATCGTCATGTGCACTGCGAAGAACGCCCCGAAGCTCCCGGCCCTGCGCAAGAACCCGACGGTTGCCCTGACGATCGACACCGGTGCGTTCGCCCTACGACTCGAGAAGCGGCGATCCGACGCGGCTGGGTCTGGCTCACCACCGTGCCCTTCGCGCCTCGGACGCGAAGCGGCTCCCTGTGCCCATCTGTGGCGCCTCGGAGTGCGCGGAGTCTTTGAAGTCCGCCAGGAAATGTCGCGGTGGGATGTCGAGAACCCGCGCGCGGCTTCGTCCCCACAGTGAACACGGCCACAATGGGCCGTACCGCACTAAGGAGAACATGATGGCCAAGTACCTGCTGCTCAAGCACTACCGGGGTGCGCCGGCATCGGTCAACGACGTGCCGATGGACCAGTGGACGCCGGAGGAGCTTTCGGCCCACGTGCAGTACATGCAGGACTTCGCCGCTCGGCTCGAGGGCACCGGCGAGTTCGTCGACAGTCAGGCGCTCTCCCCGGAGGGCACGTTCGTCCGCCACGACGGCGAGGGGCGGCCGCCGGTCACCGACGGCCCGTTCGCGGAGACCAAGGACCTGATCGCCGGCTGGATGGTGATCGACGTCGAGACCTACGAGCGGGCGCTCGAGCTGGCCGGCGAGTTGTCCGCGGCTCCGGGTGCGGGTGGGAAGCCGATCCATGAGTGGCTCGAGGTGCGCCCGTTCCTGGCCGCGCCCCCGACCATCACGGAGTGACGCACGGTGGACGAGGCCCTGCTGCGGACCCTCACTCCCACCGTGATCGGCATCCTCGTCCGTCGCGGAGCCGACTTCGCGGCGGCCGAGGATGCCGTGCAGGACGCCCTGGTCGAGGCCGTGCGCGTGTGGCCGGACGACCCGCCGCGGGACCCCAAGGGCTGGCTGGTCACCGTGGCCTGGCGTAAGTTCCTCGACGCCGCCCGCGCCGATACCTCCCGACGGCACCGCGAGGTACGCGTCGAGGGCGAGCCCATGCCCGGCCCGGGCGAGGTGGTGGACGACACGCTCCAGCTGTACTTCCTGTGCGCGCGCCCGTCCCTGACACCGGCTTCGGCCGTCTCGCTCACGCTGCGCGCGGTCGGCGGCCTGACCACGCGTCAGATCGCGCAGGCCTACCTCGTGCCGGAGGCGACCATGGCCCAGCGGATCAGCAGGGCCAAGCGGACCGTCTCGGGCGTCCGGTTCAACCAGCCCGGTGACGTCGCCACAGTGCTGCGCGTGCTCTACCTGGTCTTCAACGAGGGCTACTCCGGCGACGTCGACCTCGCCGGCGAGGCGATCCGGCTCACTCGCCAGCTGGCGGCCAAGACCAACCATGAGGAGGTCGCGGGCCTGCTCGCGCTCATGCTGCTCCACCACGCACGGCGCCCGGCACGGACCGGCCCCGACGGCAGGCTCGTGCCTCTTGCCGAGCAGGACCGCAGCCTGTGGAACACCCGCCTGATCGGCGAGGCCGACGGCCCGCGGGCCGGCCTGGCGGGGCTCGACCCCGCCCTGCCCCGCCACGCCGCCGTCGCGGCGTACCTACACGAGCGTGACGGTGACCCAGTGACCGCAGCACGGCTCTACGCCGAAGCTGCCCGATCGGCGCCCAGCCTCCCCGAACGCGACCACCTCACGCGACAGGCCGCACGGCTCAACGCGCAACTGCGCAGTTGAGCGGCGGGCGGCAGGCATGCACCGACCCGATAGGGACGGTCTGCTCACCCTGTTGGCTGGCCGGACCGCGTCACTTGCCGTTCAAGTCTCACTTGTCGAAGTCTCCGCCCTTGAGATCCCCGTGTTCTCAGGGCTTCTTGCGTCGACTGAAACGCTCATGGCTTCGCCGTCCCGGACCACAGCAAAACGATCGTGGCCTGACAGGCAGCCCGGTCGCCCCGCTTCGCCGGCACCGCGGAAATGAGAAACCCTTGCCGGGAAGGGCTTCTCGACATCGCCGACAAGATCGAAGTAGCTCCGATTGGGGCGAGTTACGCTTCGCGAAAATCGGCGCTAACTTGGCTTCCGTGGCTCATTCGCATTGGACCATATCTCCTCTTTCCTACTGAAAGCAGTCAATGTGCATCAGAACGGGCAGCGCGTCGGTGACATGCTGGCTGAGAGCATCCGGTCGCTCTCCGAACCGGAGAGTCCGTTGGAATCGGCGGAGGAGACGCTGGGGGGAAGCGGCCAGGCGGCGGGCGGGCATGTGAGCGTCCTGGTCGGTCCGGACGGACGGCTGCGTGAGCTGAACCTCAATCCGCGGGTGATGCGGATGGCGTCGGAGGACCTCGCACGGGAGGTCCTCATGGCGGTGAACGCGGCCATCGACGACCTCCGTGCGGGCATCCCCGGCCTGGAGCCGGCGGTGATCCCGGATCTCCGGAAGCTCGCGGAGAGCCTGGACGGCGTTCACGCCGACGTGCTGAGCCGCCTGGACGAGTTCGCGTCGGGGATCGAGTCGACCGTACGACGGCTGGAGGAGCGGTGACCGCGAGCTACGGGATGGACGTCTCGCACGCCGACTTTCGGAGCACGGGCACGGGTCTCTCCGAGACCGGCGCGAGCCGCCTGGAAGAGGTGCGGGCCCTGCGCGCCTATTTGGAGGGAGAGGGCGATCCCTGGGGTGACGACGACGAGATGGGGGGCATGGTCGGCGCGGCCTATCGCGCGGTGACCCAGCACGCGCTGGACGTCTATGAGGCGCTGGCGGAGCGTCATGTGACGACGGGCGGTGGCGTGGAGCTCATGGCCGCGGACTACCGGTCGGCGGAGTGGCGGAGCGCGGAGGAGGCCGACCGGATCATGCGAGCCGCCCAGCGGCTGTGACGCCGGCTACCGCCGGAGATCGGCGGGTGGCAGGATCACGCCGACCGGCCCGGAAGGGTTGATCGCGATGCCGACGTCGGCGGGCAGCAGTGCGACCAGATCGCCGCCGTGGATCCGTTGCCAGCCCGTGGAACTCTCCGGGAGCTCGTCCGGCAGGTGGACCTGCGTCGTGTAGGCGAACGCCGCCCGGCCCTCACCCGTGTCGAACACGGGAATGCCGCCACCCGGGCCTGCGGCGACGATCACGTCGGCCTCCAGGAGGAGCGGGGTGATGTCCTGCCCGGTGGCGTAGCCGGTCAGGCTGAGCTGGACGGCCCTGTCGACGGGGTCGGTCGGTTCGGGATAGCCGAGCGCCACCGGCGAGGGCCGGTGGTTCGGATTACGGCGGAACTCACCGGTGATCTCGCCCGCCGCGTCGACCTGCCACGCGCCGACGATGCCGTACGGCGGGACCTCGCCGTCGGGGTCGAAGAAGGGATCGACCGCGTAGAGCCAGGCTCCGGGGCTGCGTCGGGCCTGTTCCCGCAGCTCGTCCGTGAGAGGCGGAGGTGGTGGGGCATCGTTCACGGAGATCCTCCTGATCACGCCTGAGGGTAGCCGGGTCACGGGTCGAAGCGGGGGTTGGGGATGAAGTTCTCCGGTGTTTTGGGCACCCCCTCCGGCCAGGCGCCGGAGATGTATCGCCGATGCACACCGCCGGGGAAGGCGACCTCCTGCTCGTGGCCCAGCCGGGCGGTCGCCTCCGGAAGAGTCCGCTGGATGTCGATCCCGCCGGGGGCGTCCACCTCATAGACGTGGCGCCGCACGAAGACGTTGTCGATGTCCCTGCGGGAGCTGGTCGCCACGAAGGCGGAGGGGGTGGACTTGTTCACGTGGTCGTACAGGTTGGTGGCGGACGGATCCTGCGGGTGCAGTCCGTGCTCGAACACCTCGTCCGGCGCCCTGTTGTCGGCACGGTAGAGCAGCTCGCGCTCCCTGCGCCACATCGGATAAGGAGTGATCTTCTTCACGTCGACGCTCTTGTCGGCGGCCGACTCCAGGTAGTTGTCCGGACCGCGGACGGGCATGGGCGGACGCTTCGGGGGCCGGGGCGCCCCGGACCCTCCCCGCACGGGAGGTTTTCGCAGGAGGGCCGAGGCCCGGTTGAAGAGGCGGACCACGCTCCGTTGCAGCAGGTCGACCACCTTGCGGATGATCTGCCGTACGGCCAGGCGGGCGTTGCCCACGACGGCGGGAACGGCCGTGAGGGAGACTCCGGCCGTGGGGCCCGAGGCCGCGGCGAGCCGGCACAGGTTCTGCGCGAGCCGTATCAGGACGACGATCAGCGCCACCTTCATGGCGAGCACGGCCATGGCCGAGATCTGCTGGGCGCAGCCGATGAGCAGTGCGGCGGCGATCGCGTCGCCGGACCGGCTCGAGGTGTCTCGCCAGTCCTCGTCGAATGCCCTGACGCCGTCGCCGTCGTTTCGGGACGTGGTCCGGGCGGCATGCGTGTCGGCGGCCGACGAACTGCGGCTCAGCGCTGTCGCGAACGTGATCCACCGCTGTCCGGACTCGTACAACGTGTCCTCGTTGACCGGTGACCAGAATCCGACAAGGTTGAGAACGGTGGCGAGCTCGGCCGGAGGCTGCAGTGCCACGGCGATCTATGAACTCAGCGGCCGGCGGTGCGGTTGACAGGGCCGGACTCGCCTGTCGCACTCTCGAAGATCCGGCTGAGGACCGCCTCCGTATTCCTGGCCCGCCGTACCGTCGCACCGGGACCGTCGACATGCTGCATGAGGCAGGCCTCCTCGCCGAGTGCCCTTCTCCGTGACGTCGCCGATTCAGGATGGAGGTCCTGGGCCACGTGGGGGCAACTTCCGTGATCTTATCGGTAGGTTCCCCCGAGCTCAGGCCTGTCGCCTCCGGGCCGGCCCGGTTCGGGTCGCCGCCGTCACCGATGCCCGGGTCAGTCGCGGACGGCGCAGAGGAGGCGGTTGTTGCCGCGCTGCCAGAGGGTGCCGATCTCGGCGAATCCGGTATTGCGGAGGGCGTCGACATGTGCGGAGAGCAGGGGGGACTCCGAGCCGTGGTGGTCGGCGCCCGCGGTGGTGCGTGCGGCGTTGAGCTCGGCGAAGGCGGGATCGGCGGCGACCGCGTCCCACCACTGGCTCCAGTCTTCGGGGCGTCCGCCGGCGAACGCGCGCTCGGTCTCCCGATCGTGCACGGCGCGTTCGAGGCGGGCGATGGCCGGGGCGGTGTCGTCGGTCTCCATGTGGTCACCGTTGAGCAGGAGCCCGCCCGGACGGAGCACGGTCGCCAGCTCGGCGTACACCTTCGCGAGATCCGGTCCGGAGATCCAGTGCAGCGCGGTGGTGCTCACCGCGACGTCGGCCGGCCGCTCCAGGCCCAGGGACTCGGTCCACCCGGGTGTGCGCAGGTCGAGGGAGACGAACCTGAGATGAGGGTAGGCGGCCCGGCCGAGGCCGAGCAGCAGCGGGTCCGCGTCGACCGAGACCACCGTCGTCTCGGGCAGCCGCTCCAGGAGGCGGGCGGACAGTGAGCCCGGTCCGCAGCCGAGGTCGATGACCAGCGGGTCGGGGCGGCCCGCCGCTTCGACGGCGTCGATCAACGCGGTGAATCGCTCCTCGCGGTCGGGCAGATAGCCCTCCTGCTGGCGGTCCCAGCGTGCGATCCACTCGAGTGCGGCATCGTGGGTGAGCACAATCGTCTCCTTGTGACTGTCGTCTAAGCTTGTGGCAGTCACAAACTAAAACACGAGAATGTAACTGGTCAAGTGGATTTCAACAGTCACGCCGATGCGATCGTCCGGATGGCGGTGGGGTTGGTCAACGAGCTGACCCCGGGAGAGCGGCGAGGCCGAGCCTTCCCGCCGCCGCGCGATCTCGCCGCCGCCGCCACCGAGGGCCTGCGGACCGGCTACCCGAGCCACCGGGAGGTCGCCGAGGGGGAGGCCTGTGACCTCGTCGAGATCGCGGCGCGGTTGCGCATGGTCTTCGACGCCGTCGCAACGGGAGACATCGACACGGCGGCCCTGCAGGTCAACGGACTCCTTGAGGAGACCCGCGCCCGGCCGCTGCTCGAACGGCACGACGGGGAGCCGTGGCACCTGCACTTTCACGGTTCCGGCGGCACCATGGCCGGCGACTTGGCGGCGAGCTGCGCCACCGGGCTGGCGATCGTGCTGGGGAGCGAGTTCCACGACCGTCTCGGTGTGTGCACGGCACCGCACTGCGACCGGGTCTACGTGGACGTCTCCCGCAACGGCACCCGCCGGTTCTGCGGCACCGCCTGCCAGAACCGCGTCAAGACCGCGGCCTTCCGTGCCAGAGGCAGAGTCCCGTGAGGTCACTCATGGCGGCCCTCCGGCTAGCCGAGCCTCAGCTCTGGGCTATGTCGATGTCCCCCGTGGCGCTGGTGACCCGGACCGAGCGCGGGGCGGCGGGGTCGTCGACGATGCCGATCCGCTCGCTCCCCGTGACGGTGCCGGTCACGACGTGGTAGGCACCCCGCGGCAGCCGTACCACGCCGTCGCCGGTGCCGGTCCGCACCTCGACCGCATCGGGCGGGCCGCTGAAGACGAGTCTCACCTCGCCGGTGCCGGACGAGGCGGTGACCCGCCTGCCCGACAGGTTGTCGGCTTCGACGGGGCCGGCTCCCGCCCGCGCCTCCACCGTGCCCGACAGCGCGTGCAACGTGACCGCCCCCGCTCCGGCGTCGGCCCTGACCTCAAGGCCGTGCGGGATCTCCACCCGGTAGTCCACCACGCACATCCGGTCGTGCCACGTGTCGTCGCCGGACGGGCAGGTGTAGTCCAGCGTCAGCGTGCCGCCGTCCACGGGGTGCCTGGTGACGGGCTTGTGGCCTTTCCACCGGAGGCTTTCGGTGACCCGGACGCCTGACCTGGCGCTCTCCGTCATCTCGATGTTTCCGGCCCCGGTCGCCACCCGCAGTGCGGTCAGCTCGCCGGTCACGTCGTAGGAGACGGTCTCATGCCGCTCCGCGCCGGCGCCCACCTCCGCCGGGCCTTCGAAACCACCCACCTGCACCGGGTCGCAACCCACCAGCACCAGACCGGATGCGAGCAGTGCTACTGCGATGGCTGTCATTTTCCCGTCCTCGCGGTATCGATCTTCCGCCGGGCCGTACGGCCGCCGCCTACGGGAAGTCCCCCAGGTGCCTCGAAGGTATTCCGGGCCGGCCGGTCGAGGACGGGGTTCCGGAGTGTGGCAAGGAACGTTTTACCTACTCGGGGGCCGGCCGGGACAGCCCCGGGCCCGGGAGAGGAGTCATCACCAGCACATGCGCGGGAGATCGCCGCTGTGGCGCCGTGATCTCCACATCCGTCCCTCTCTGGGTCCATGCCAGTTCCGTGCGTCCGTCCGCGCCGAGAAGTTCGACAGGGGTGCCCGGAGAGAGCGTCAGGTCACGGATGACGAGAGTCCCGGGGAGGCCGTCGGCGAGCACGGTGGCGTAGACGGTGGTGTCCTTGCAGGTGAAGTGGACGGGGTGGCCGTCCGGAGTGGCCGTCCGGGTCCGGGTCCACGGGCGCGTCGCGAAGATCGCCTGACCGTTGGTCTCCAGCCACGCGCCGAGCTCGCGGAGTGGCTGCTGCTGCATCTCGGGGATGCGGCCGTGTCCGTCGGGGCCGACGTTGATGAGCAGGTTGCCGCCCTTGCTGACCACGTCGACCAGCAGGCGGACGAGTGCGGTGCCGGTGAGCATGTCGGCGGCGCTCTCCTGGGCGTTGTAGCCGAAGGAGGTGCCCAGGCCCCGGGTCAGCTCCCAGGCATGGGGGAGAGCGGTCTCGGGGGAGCTGTACTCGTGGGTCTGGACGTCGTAGTGGAAGGTCGGAACCGGGGTGGGCAGCTGCCTGCCGCCGCGGGCCAGAAGCTTCAGCGTCGTGGCGATGAAGCGGAGGTAGAGGCGGCGAGCGAGGCGGTTGCGCGGCATCTTCACCTGGGTCCAGCGGTCGTTGACCACCCCCTCGGCGACGGAGTCGTAGTAGTGGGCGAAGAGTTCGTGCGGGTCCTGCTCCGCGGGCCAGCCCATGTCGTTCCAGAGGATGGACGGCTGGTAGGCGTCGATCAGCTCCCGCCACTGCGCCGTGGCGTATCGCGCGTACTCCTCACCGAGCGCCTGATGCTCCATGAGGTCGGTCATGGTGCGGATCGGCCTGTCGGTGAAGGTCCAGTCGATGCCGCCCGCGTAGTAGAGCCCCATCCGGAGTCCCTGTGCTCTGACGGCGCTGGTGAGATCGCCGACGAGGTCCCGCCGCACCCGGTAGTCGGCGGGCATGCGGGGGTTGGGCACCTTGGTGGGCCACAGGGGGTATCCGTCCAGGTGTCTGGTGACCATGACCACGTACTGGGCGCCCGTGCCGGCGAAGAACCGGGCCCAGTCGCCGAGGTCGGTCTCTGCGGCGACGGTGTCGAACCGGTCACGGAAGCGGGTGTAGGGGAAGTCGTCGCCGTACGTCGCTCTGTGGTGCCGGGCGGTCGGTGAGCCGGGCACGCGCAGCGCGTTGAGGTACCACTCGGCGTAGGGGATGTTGCCCCGGGTGTCCTTCATCGCGGTCAGGTCGCGCATGAAGGAGGTGAAGTCGCCGGCCGCCGGATCGGCGAAGGCGGGGACCGAGTAGAGGCCCCAGTGGAGGAAGATGCCCAGCTTCGCGTCCTGATACCAGCCGGGGATCGGGCGGGCGCCGAGCGAGGCTCTGTCCGGCAGGTGGGTCACGGTGCTTCTCCCGGGGTGTGAACGGCTGTCATGAGGCGGACCAGGGTGCGCAGTTCCTTTCCGTAGGCATCCAGGTCGAGCCCGGGATCCACGGTGAGCGCGCCGAGGATCCCGTCGCGCAGGGAGCGGATCGCGATCGCGACGGACCTGGGGTCGAACTGCCGGAACTGCCCCTGCCGCTGGCCCCGGGCCAGGAGGTCCTCAAGCGCGTCGAGGTCCGCGCGCGCGACCGCGGCGGAGGCGGCCGCCCCGTTCTCGGTGGCGCGGGAGCCGGCGGCGATGTCCAGTACGGCCAGCAGGTGTTTGCGGTGCGACCGGATGAAACCGACGTTGGCGCCGACGAAGGCGTCCAGTGCGTCGGCGGGGGTCGGCTGGGCGTCCACGAGCGGGCCGACGTGACCGGCGAACGCGGCCATGACCTCCCCGACGACGGAGTTGATCAGATCCTGCCGGTTGGCGAAGTGGTAGGTGATCAATCCGGTGCTGCTCAGCCCGGCCTGCTTGGCGATCTTGGCGAAGGACGCCCCCGCGGAGCCGACCTCGGCGATCACCTCGACGGCCGCCTCGATGATCTGGGCACGCCGCGCCTGCTCGGTGAACGTCCGTTGCTCACCTGGACGAAAATTAGCTTGCATGAGCAAAGTCTAGGGTGTGACGGATGCGGACCTTCCCTCAGGACGGCACCGGTCCGCACCGGACAGCCCTGCCGATCCCGTCGGCTCCCTGGCCGCTCTGGAGCATGGGGGACAATCGGCGTCATGCAGTTCGGCATCCTCGGACCCCTGGACGTACGGTCCCCCACCGGTGAGGCGGTCTCCGTGGGCGGACCGCGGCCGCGTGCCCTGCTGGTGATGCTGCTGCTGAACGCGGGCCGGGTGGTCGGCGTGGAACAGCTGATCGACGGCCAGTACGGCGACGACCCTCCCGCCGGCGCCGCCAACGCGCTGCAGGCCCAGGTGTCCCGGCTCCGCCGTAACCTGCCCGCCGAGACGGTCGAGTTCCACGGGTCCGGATACCGGCTCGCGATCGACCCCGACGACGTCGACGCCCACCGGTTCGAGCGGCTCGCCCGTGAGGGACGTCGGCAGCTGGCGGCGGGCCTTCCCAGGGCCGCCGTCGGCCCGCTGCGGGAGGCGCTCGGCCTGTGGCGGGGGCCGGCCCTGGCCGACCTGCCTTTCGGGCAGGCACAGGCGGCACGGCTGGAGGAGCTCCGGCTGGCGGCGGAGGAGGATCTCGCCGAGGCGGAGCTCGCCCTTCCCGAGGGCGCCTCCATCGCCGACCTGCAGCGGCTGGCGGACGCGCACCCCCTGCGGGAGAGGCTCAGAGGGCAGCTGATGCGCGCCCTGCACGCGGCGGGACGGCAGGCCGAGGCACTGGCGGTGTTCGAGGAGACCCGGAGCCTGCTCGCCGAGGAGCTCGGCGCCGACCCTTCGCCCGAGCTCGCCGAGGTCCACCTGGCCGTCCTGCGCGCCGAGAAGCCCCGGCCGGTGCCGCGGCGGCTCGCGGCGCAGCTCAGCAGCTTCGTGGGGCGCGAACAGGAGCTCGCACGGATCGACGCGCTGCGCGACTCCCGGCTGATCACGATCATCGGGCCGGGCGGCACCGGCAAGACCCGGCTGGCGATCGAGGCGGCCGGGCGCGGGCGGCGTGAGGTGTGCTTCGCCGATCTCTCCCCGCTCCGCGGCGGCGCCTCCCTGCCCGGCGGCACCACCCCGTTCAACGGCGGCGACCAGGTGCCCCAGGCGGTGCTCGACGCATTCGGGTTGCGCGAGGCCGGGTTCCAGCCGCTGCGCCCGTCGGACCCCACCGAGCGCCTGGTGTCGGCGCTCGCCGGGCAGGAGCTGCTGCTCATCCTCGACAACTGCGAGCACGTCGTCACCGCCGTCGCCACGC
Above is a genomic segment from Streptosporangium album containing:
- a CDS encoding CGNR zinc finger domain-containing protein produces the protein MDFNSHADAIVRMAVGLVNELTPGERRGRAFPPPRDLAAAATEGLRTGYPSHREVAEGEACDLVEIAARLRMVFDAVATGDIDTAALQVNGLLEETRARPLLERHDGEPWHLHFHGSGGTMAGDLAASCATGLAIVLGSEFHDRLGVCTAPHCDRVYVDVSRNGTRRFCGTACQNRVKTAAFRARGRVP
- a CDS encoding alpha-L-fucosidase; the encoded protein is MTHLPDRASLGARPIPGWYQDAKLGIFLHWGLYSVPAFADPAAGDFTSFMRDLTAMKDTRGNIPYAEWYLNALRVPGSPTARHHRATYGDDFPYTRFRDRFDTVAAETDLGDWARFFAGTGAQYVVMVTRHLDGYPLWPTKVPNPRMPADYRVRRDLVGDLTSAVRAQGLRMGLYYAGGIDWTFTDRPIRTMTDLMEHQALGEEYARYATAQWRELIDAYQPSILWNDMGWPAEQDPHELFAHYYDSVAEGVVNDRWTQVKMPRNRLARRLYLRFIATTLKLLARGGRQLPTPVPTFHYDVQTHEYSSPETALPHAWELTRGLGTSFGYNAQESAADMLTGTALVRLLVDVVSKGGNLLINVGPDGHGRIPEMQQQPLRELGAWLETNGQAIFATRPWTRTRTATPDGHPVHFTCKDTTVYATVLADGLPGTLVIRDLTLSPGTPVELLGADGRTELAWTQRGTDVEITAPQRRSPAHVLVMTPLPGPGLSRPAPE
- a CDS encoding TetR/AcrR family transcriptional regulator, producing MQANFRPGEQRTFTEQARRAQIIEAAVEVIAEVGSAGASFAKIAKQAGLSSTGLITYHFANRQDLINSVVGEVMAAFAGHVGPLVDAQPTPADALDAFVGANVGFIRSHRKHLLAVLDIAAGSRATENGAAASAAVARADLDALEDLLARGQRQGQFRQFDPRSVAIAIRSLRDGILGALTVDPGLDLDAYGKELRTLVRLMTAVHTPGEAP